The segment CCCTTTTGCATTACGTTGATCACCTGACCTGCACTATGGTCTGGGGATTCAATCATGGTCATGGCTTGGTGAACTTCAGGGTTGAATGGCACATTCGCCTCATCAACAGGCTCAATACCAAACTTAGAAACGGCATCTAAGAACGTTTTCAACGTAAGATCTAAGCCTTCTAACATTGCTTTGGATTCTTCGTTGTCACGATCAGCGGCTTCAATTGCACGCTCTAAGTTATCAATCACAGGCAACAATTCATTGGAAAACTTCTCAAGCGCAAACTTGTGGGCTTTTTCAATATCTTGTTCTGTACGACGACGAATATTTTCGATTTCAGCGTGAGCACGTAACATCGCTTCGCGTTCAGTTTTACGGGAAGCTTCAAGTTGCTGTTCAAGCTCAGCAATACGCGCTGCTAACGCTTGTTCTTCGGCTTGTAAATCTGCTTGTTGAGTATCAACTTCTTGCTCTGCTTGCACTTTTTGTGTTTCATTTTGCTCAGAAGCTTGCTCATCATGCATGTTTTGTTCTTTACTACTCATGAATATCTCCGCGTATTTAGCAATAATTCTATCTATGAGAGTATTATGGGGATCTAATACAGGGATTCAAGGGAAGTCATACAACGAGGAGTTAAAAAAGTATGCAAAAGGCTAAGATGACACCATCTTCACAATTTAAAACTATCGGTATTGTCGGACACCCAAGGCACCCTGAAGCACTGGCGACCCATGAACTTATCTACCATTGGCTGATTTCAAAAAATTACCACGCAATAATTGATAAACAAGTGGCTAAGGATTTGAAATTAAAAGATGCCAATACAGGAACTTTAACAGAAATCGGTCAGCAAGCAGATTTAGTCGTCGTTGTCGGAGGCGATGGCAACATGCTTGGAGCTGCGCGAATTTTATCCCGCTATAACAATAAAGTTATTGGCGTAAACCGTGGTAATTTAGGCTTTTTAACCGACCTAGACCCCGACAATGCCCTTCAACAACTTTCTTGTGTTCTTGATGGGGAATATCATGAAGAACAACGCTTTTTATTAGAAGCTCAAGTTATCAAAGCGAATCAAAAAGCCCGTAAAAGTAGCGCCATCAACGAAGTGGTTCTGCACCCAGGTAAAGTCGCGCATATGATTGAATTTGAAGTCTACATTGATGAAAAATTTGCCTTTTCACAACGCTCAGACGGCTTAATTATTGCAACCCCGACAGGCTCAACAGCCTACTCTTTATCCGCTGGGGGTCCTATCCTTACACCAAATCTAGACGCTATTGTACTCGTGCCGATGTTCCCACACACCTTATCGTCTCGCCCATTAGTTATCAGTAGCGACAGCAGTATTCGCTTAAAATTTTTACGCACCAATATTGATTATGAAGTCAGTTGCGATAGTCAAATTATGTTACCTATCCAGGATGGCGAAGAGGTGATTATTAAACGCAGTTCGAAGAGTCTGAATTTAGTTCATCCAAAAGATTACAATTATTTCAATACATTAAGTTCAAAACTCGGTTGGTCTAAAAAAACTTTTTAAATTTTTCGTACTGCCTCTTTACTGTATAAAAAAACAGTTTAAACTGTATGAAAACACAGGTGTGTATTTAAACAGGAGAGCGCAGATGCTAACCCAACTAACCATCAATAATTTTGCTATCGTTCGTGAGTTAGAAATCGATTTTCGTAGCGGTATGACGACAATTACAGGTGAAACCGGTGCGGGTAAATCCATCGCTATCGATGCTCTTGGTTTATGTTTAGGTAACCGAGGTGAAGCCAACATGGTTCGCCCTGGTGCTCAACGTGCCGATCTGTGTGCCCGTTTTTCACTGTCTGACGCTCAAATGGCGGCAAACTGGCTCATTGAGCATCAACTTGATAATCAAAATGAATGCTTGCTTCGCCGTACCATCGCAACCGATGGGCGCTCTCGAGGCTTTATTAACGGTGTTTCCGTTCCCTTATCCCAATTACGTGAACTCGGTGCATTACTGATCCAAATTCATGGCCAACACGCTCACCAGTTATTACTGGATAATGACCATCAGCAATCCTTACTTGATGCTTATGCTAATCAGCAAG is part of the Providencia zhijiangensis genome and harbors:
- the grpE gene encoding nucleotide exchange factor GrpE; the protein is MSSKEQNMHDEQASEQNETQKVQAEQEVDTQQADLQAEEQALAARIAELEQQLEASRKTEREAMLRAHAEIENIRRRTEQDIEKAHKFALEKFSNELLPVIDNLERAIEAADRDNEESKAMLEGLDLTLKTFLDAVSKFGIEPVDEANVPFNPEVHQAMTMIESPDHSAGQVINVMQKGYTLNNRLLRPAMVIVSK
- the nadK gene encoding NAD(+) kinase, encoding MTPSSQFKTIGIVGHPRHPEALATHELIYHWLISKNYHAIIDKQVAKDLKLKDANTGTLTEIGQQADLVVVVGGDGNMLGAARILSRYNNKVIGVNRGNLGFLTDLDPDNALQQLSCVLDGEYHEEQRFLLEAQVIKANQKARKSSAINEVVLHPGKVAHMIEFEVYIDEKFAFSQRSDGLIIATPTGSTAYSLSAGGPILTPNLDAIVLVPMFPHTLSSRPLVISSDSSIRLKFLRTNIDYEVSCDSQIMLPIQDGEEVIIKRSSKSLNLVHPKDYNYFNTLSSKLGWSKKTF